The proteins below are encoded in one region of Gemmatimonadaceae bacterium:
- a CDS encoding GMC family oxidoreductase, with protein MRRRVVESDVCIIGSGISAAMIADRLARTTTARVVVVEAGDNTVPLGQRAAARDRFIRYGENPWGRDHLEGYEIEGPLQSRSMQVGGLAMHWGAVTPRFSPEDFKQKTLYDVGTDWPIDYDELDPFYQEAEEVMGVAGEQGPPELDPRKKPFPLPPIPLTYNLELLKDWAAKSAIPTWSQPSAKNSVAYRGRPQCCRNDTCSPICPIGAKYSPDFTWNALLASKRVELMPRTLVRKLVLADGGKTISHAVASSFDRPDTPVEFRAKIFVVAAGYVWSSHLLLLSAQSGASDGLANKSGLVGKYLSGHRNVGGYVDLPLRLYPGMNEQHSLVTKQFMRPRPGARFIRHDLRIWESSVGKTARLVDDSGALMLGDAILDDWRKRTQTGTARVRAYYEVIPDRSSELTLDTGKKNQWGDPLPKLSFQDAPESVAERGATEESIRTLFNEMARAGKGTVLRTSVDNFQDHPAGGCRMGTDGSASVVDSWGRTHDHENLFVVGAPTAVSGGCANATLTFCALALRSARELERDLPKR; from the coding sequence ATGAGACGCCGCGTCGTCGAGAGCGACGTGTGCATCATCGGCTCGGGAATCAGCGCCGCGATGATCGCGGATCGGCTGGCGCGGACGACGACCGCTCGCGTCGTGGTCGTCGAGGCGGGGGACAACACCGTTCCGCTCGGGCAGCGGGCCGCGGCACGCGACCGATTCATTCGCTACGGCGAGAATCCGTGGGGCCGCGATCACCTCGAGGGGTACGAGATCGAGGGGCCGCTCCAGTCTCGCTCGATGCAGGTCGGCGGGCTGGCGATGCACTGGGGAGCGGTGACGCCGCGTTTCTCCCCCGAGGATTTCAAGCAGAAAACCCTCTACGACGTGGGCACCGATTGGCCGATCGACTACGACGAGCTCGATCCGTTTTACCAGGAGGCCGAAGAGGTCATGGGGGTCGCGGGCGAACAGGGACCGCCGGAACTGGACCCGCGCAAGAAGCCGTTTCCGTTGCCTCCGATTCCGCTGACGTACAACCTCGAGCTCTTGAAGGACTGGGCGGCCAAGTCCGCGATCCCGACCTGGAGTCAGCCGTCGGCCAAGAACTCGGTGGCGTATCGCGGCCGGCCGCAGTGCTGTCGCAACGACACCTGCTCGCCGATCTGTCCGATTGGCGCGAAGTACTCGCCTGATTTCACGTGGAACGCGCTCCTCGCCTCGAAGCGAGTCGAGCTCATGCCGCGGACGTTGGTGCGCAAGCTCGTGCTCGCGGATGGGGGAAAAACGATCTCGCACGCCGTGGCGTCGAGCTTCGACCGACCCGACACGCCGGTCGAATTTCGCGCGAAGATTTTCGTCGTCGCCGCGGGCTACGTGTGGTCGTCGCATCTGCTGCTGCTCTCGGCGCAGAGTGGCGCGTCGGACGGTCTCGCCAACAAATCAGGACTCGTCGGCAAATATCTGTCGGGACACCGCAACGTCGGCGGGTACGTCGACCTGCCGCTGCGGCTCTATCCCGGCATGAACGAGCAGCACAGCCTCGTGACGAAACAGTTCATGCGGCCCCGCCCCGGAGCGCGATTCATTCGCCACGACCTCCGAATCTGGGAATCCTCCGTCGGCAAGACGGCGAGGCTCGTCGACGACTCCGGCGCACTGATGCTCGGCGACGCGATTCTCGACGACTGGCGAAAGCGGACCCAGACCGGTACGGCGCGCGTCCGGGCCTACTACGAGGTGATCCCCGACCGGTCGAGCGAGCTCACTCTCGACACGGGCAAGAAGAATCAGTGGGGCGATCCGTTGCCCAAGCTCTCGTTCCAGGACGCGCCGGAGTCCGTGGCCGAGCGCGGCGCGACGGAGGAATCGATCCGTACGCTGTTCAACGAGATGGCGCGAGCCGGGAAGGGCACAGTGCTTCGCACCAGCGTCGACAACTTCCAGGATCACCCCGCGGGCGGCTGTCGCATGGGCACGGATGGGTCGGCGAGCGTCGTCGACTCGTGGGGACGAACGCACGATCACGAGAACCTGTTCGTAGTCGGCGCGCCGACGGCGGTCAGCGGCGGTTGCGCCAACGCGACGCTTACATTTTGCGCCCTCGCGCTGCGCTCGGCGCGCGAGCTCGAACGCGATCTGCCGAAGCGCTGA
- a CDS encoding gluconate 2-dehydrogenase subunit 3 family protein encodes MTGISRRRFLASLAAAIPLNVVVRRAHAAAVRHLESDPATLGALGEAILPSQLGRAGITRAVAVFRDWGTYYRENAELLHGYGTSRLRTTGPTPVTRWTSQLDALDATSQSKHGRPFKAVTVAQRVDLVRDAVKDERLDRIPNVAEAKHVAVALLAHFYGSSDAADLCYEARIGRETCRPLALESRKPLPLAGSAKR; translated from the coding sequence ATGACGGGCATCTCGCGCCGGCGATTCCTCGCCTCGCTCGCGGCGGCGATTCCGCTGAACGTCGTGGTGCGGCGCGCGCACGCCGCGGCCGTTCGACACCTCGAGTCCGACCCGGCCACGCTCGGCGCGCTGGGCGAAGCGATTCTTCCGTCGCAGCTCGGCCGCGCCGGAATCACACGCGCCGTCGCCGTGTTCCGCGACTGGGGCACGTACTATCGAGAGAACGCGGAGCTGCTGCACGGCTATGGCACTTCGCGTCTCCGCACGACCGGCCCCACACCCGTGACCCGCTGGACGTCGCAGCTCGACGCCCTCGACGCCACGTCGCAATCGAAGCACGGACGACCCTTCAAGGCGGTGACGGTCGCACAACGCGTGGACCTCGTACGCGACGCGGTCAAGGACGAACGCCTCGATCGCATCCCGAACGTCGCCGAGGCGAAGCACGTCGCGGTCGCGCTGCTCGCGCATTTCTACGGGAGCTCGGACGCGGCGGATCTGTGCTACGAGGCGCGCATCGGACGCGAGACCTGCCGTCCGCTGGCGCTCGAGTCCCGCAAGCCGCTGCCCTTGGCCGGGAGTGCCAAGCGATGA
- the lepB gene encoding signal peptidase I — protein MAKKSSSPASNSSSRKPAQPGKSKNVVAQARGASGKPSRPVGQVLWENLKSILGAVVIYLVIRTLFVEAFRIPSGSMIPTLLVGDWLFVNKLAYGPTIPFTNSHLPGYTSPNHGDVVVFVSPYQSDNAPDFTPTLVKRLIGMPGDTLLMRDGVLSLNGVPQRQSFGSSNYVGDNSQVAGPLPDGRGGFDWQHSIEAKGSRFGPPPEKPTLGNWGPLVIPADHYFMMGDNRYCSKDSRFWGVVPRANIRGRPLFVYYSYVPGPGDPDPNCAGQISDRPMPFITDIRWSRIGHWVK, from the coding sequence ATGGCAAAAAAGTCATCTTCTCCCGCTTCGAATTCCTCGTCCCGAAAGCCCGCTCAACCCGGGAAATCCAAGAACGTCGTCGCCCAGGCGCGCGGCGCGAGCGGCAAACCGTCGCGTCCCGTAGGCCAGGTGCTGTGGGAGAATCTCAAGTCGATTCTCGGCGCGGTCGTGATCTACCTGGTCATCAGAACGCTGTTCGTCGAGGCGTTCCGCATCCCGTCGGGGAGCATGATTCCGACGCTGCTCGTGGGCGATTGGCTCTTCGTGAACAAGCTCGCCTACGGTCCGACCATCCCGTTCACGAACTCGCATCTGCCGGGCTACACGAGCCCGAACCACGGCGACGTCGTCGTCTTCGTCTCGCCGTACCAGTCGGACAACGCCCCCGATTTCACGCCCACGCTCGTGAAACGGCTCATCGGCATGCCGGGCGACACGCTCCTCATGCGCGACGGTGTGTTGAGCCTGAACGGCGTTCCACAGCGGCAATCGTTCGGCTCCTCGAATTACGTCGGCGACAACAGCCAGGTGGCTGGGCCGTTGCCGGACGGACGGGGAGGTTTCGACTGGCAGCATAGCATCGAAGCAAAAGGCTCGCGCTTCGGGCCGCCGCCCGAGAAGCCCACGCTCGGCAACTGGGGCCCGCTCGTCATTCCCGCCGATCACTATTTCATGATGGGCGACAACCGGTATTGCTCGAAGGACAGCCGGTTCTGGGGCGTGGTGCCGAGAGCGAACATTCGCGGGCGGCCGCTGTTCGTGTACTACTCGTACGTGCCGGGCCCGGGCGATCCCGACCCCAACTGCGCGGGGCAGATCAGCGATCGCCCGATGCCGTTCATCACCGACATCCGCTGGTCTCGCATAGGGCACTGGGTGAAATGA
- a CDS encoding SWIB/MDM2 domain-containing protein — protein MAAKKKAKKAAKKAAKRPAKRAAKKPAAKKRKPNAAFMKPVQPDATLTAVVGGTAMPRTEVTKKLWGYIRKNGLQDSKNRRMINADANLKAVFGGKGQVSMFEMTKLVSKHLK, from the coding sequence ATGGCTGCAAAGAAGAAGGCGAAGAAGGCCGCCAAGAAAGCCGCGAAGAGACCGGCCAAGCGCGCCGCGAAGAAGCCGGCCGCGAAGAAGCGCAAACCGAACGCCGCGTTCATGAAGCCCGTGCAGCCGGATGCGACGCTCACGGCGGTCGTTGGCGGCACCGCGATGCCCCGCACCGAAGTGACCAAGAAGCTCTGGGGCTACATCCGCAAGAACGGCCTCCAGGACTCGAAGAACCGTCGAATGATCAACGCCGACGCGAACCTCAAGGCGGTGTTTGGCGGTAAGGGCCAAGTCTCGATGTTCGAGATGACCAAGCTCGTCAGCAAACACCTGAAGTAG
- a CDS encoding alpha/beta fold hydrolase: MRLRSCHPATMLPLALAAAAHLLPAQQPGPERASFYLLLRGDTIFEERDSRTPTELSGEFRDRLRNVRVSYDATLNSSALVTHLDLRTFRSSQGTGDPATFTIDGDSVVAKIGNAAPAKIPSISGALAIVNPAVGFIEQIVMRARAIGGDPASVMIFVIGAPQPLAGTVTRVGADSVRVAYAGVTMDLAVSPTGRVLGGVIPAQGIRIARGAALGAISAAPATNYSAPPNAPYVAEDVVVTTSTELHLAGTLTIPKVRPSGKVPAVITITGSGPEDRDEQSGAIPGYRPFRELADTLGRRGIAVLRLDDRGVGASDAGPASVTSADFANDIRTGIAYLRSRPEIDGSRIGIVGHSEGGIIAPMIAVGDPKLRGLVLMAGSASKGREIVMDQNRYVIDSVAHLRGPTRDSALAKAGRSVDSLGAQGGWLGFFLAYDPTTAARQVKTPVLILQGETDRQVPPAQARLLADAFRAGGNRDVTVRMFPATNHLFLADSSGAFADASGALRYTKLPSLHVRPEVLGAIADWLNDRLK; this comes from the coding sequence ATGAGACTTCGATCCTGTCATCCGGCGACCATGCTGCCGTTGGCGCTTGCCGCCGCGGCGCATCTCCTCCCGGCGCAGCAGCCTGGCCCGGAGCGCGCGTCGTTCTATCTCCTTCTCCGCGGCGACACGATCTTCGAGGAGCGCGACAGCCGAACGCCGACGGAGCTGTCCGGCGAATTTCGCGACCGGCTGCGCAACGTTCGCGTCAGCTACGACGCGACGCTCAACAGCTCCGCGCTCGTCACGCATCTGGATTTGCGAACCTTTCGCTCGTCGCAGGGGACCGGCGATCCGGCGACTTTCACGATCGACGGCGACAGCGTGGTCGCCAAGATCGGAAACGCGGCGCCGGCAAAGATCCCGAGCATTTCCGGCGCCCTCGCCATCGTGAACCCCGCGGTCGGCTTCATCGAGCAAATCGTGATGCGCGCCCGCGCGATCGGCGGCGATCCGGCCTCGGTGATGATCTTCGTCATCGGCGCGCCCCAGCCGCTGGCCGGCACCGTGACCCGCGTGGGCGCGGATTCCGTGCGTGTGGCGTACGCCGGCGTCACGATGGATCTCGCCGTGTCGCCGACCGGCCGCGTGCTCGGCGGCGTGATTCCCGCCCAGGGCATTCGCATCGCGCGAGGAGCGGCCCTCGGCGCGATCAGCGCGGCGCCGGCGACGAACTACTCGGCGCCTCCCAATGCGCCGTACGTCGCGGAGGACGTCGTCGTCACGACGTCGACCGAGCTGCATCTCGCGGGGACGCTCACGATTCCGAAGGTTCGTCCGAGCGGGAAGGTGCCGGCGGTCATCACGATCACGGGCTCGGGGCCCGAGGACCGTGACGAGCAGTCCGGGGCGATTCCCGGATATCGCCCATTCCGGGAGCTTGCCGACACGCTCGGCCGCCGGGGCATCGCCGTGCTTCGTCTCGACGATCGAGGCGTCGGTGCGTCGGACGCGGGACCGGCCTCCGTGACGAGCGCCGATTTCGCCAACGACATTCGCACGGGGATCGCGTACCTCCGCAGCCGCCCTGAAATCGACGGCAGCCGCATCGGCATCGTGGGACACAGCGAAGGCGGGATCATCGCTCCCATGATCGCCGTCGGTGACCCGAAGCTTCGAGGGCTCGTGCTGATGGCGGGGTCGGCATCCAAGGGGCGCGAGATCGTCATGGATCAGAACCGCTACGTCATCGACAGCGTGGCGCACCTGCGCGGCCCCACTCGGGATTCGGCGCTCGCCAAGGCGGGGCGCTCGGTCGATTCGCTGGGCGCGCAGGGCGGATGGTTGGGCTTTTTCCTCGCCTACGATCCCACGACGGCGGCGCGTCAGGTCAAGACGCCGGTGCTGATTCTCCAGGGCGAAACCGACCGGCAAGTGCCGCCCGCGCAGGCGCGGTTGCTCGCCGACGCGTTTCGCGCGGGAGGGAACCGTGACGTCACCGTGCGCATGTTCCCGGCGACGAATCACCTGTTTCTCGCCGACTCCAGCGGTGCGTTCGCCGACGCGAGCGGCGCTCTGCGCTACACCAAACTGCCTTCGCTGCACGTGCGGCCAGAGGTGCTCGGAGCGATCGCCGACTGGTTGAACGATCGTCTCAAGTGA
- a CDS encoding SdpI family protein — MRKWYPVLLVAIATIASIVVYPRLPDRVPTHFDIRGNPNAYGPRWVPTVIVPVMILALWGLLRGLPKIDPRRANYAKMQDTYDLVVNLILTMVTTLHLLLLAGTMGSRVPFIRLMPAVVGVFFVAIGNLLPRAKPNWWFGIRTPWTLSNDRVWERTHRVGGYVMTLIGVLAIVSSFFAAEVAFVTFIVVAGAMSLGLIAYSYFVWKHETAK; from the coding sequence ATGCGTAAGTGGTACCCGGTCCTTCTCGTCGCGATCGCAACAATCGCGTCGATCGTCGTCTATCCAAGATTGCCCGACCGCGTGCCAACCCACTTCGACATTCGGGGCAATCCAAACGCCTACGGACCGCGCTGGGTCCCAACCGTGATCGTTCCGGTGATGATCCTCGCGCTCTGGGGCCTCCTGCGCGGACTGCCGAAAATCGATCCGCGCCGCGCCAATTACGCGAAGATGCAGGACACCTACGATCTCGTCGTGAATCTGATCCTCACGATGGTCACCACGCTCCATCTTCTCCTCCTCGCGGGGACGATGGGCAGCCGCGTTCCATTCATTCGGCTCATGCCGGCGGTCGTTGGCGTGTTCTTCGTCGCCATCGGCAATCTCTTGCCAAGGGCCAAGCCGAATTGGTGGTTCGGCATTCGAACGCCGTGGACGCTGAGCAACGATCGCGTTTGGGAGCGCACGCACCGTGTGGGCGGCTATGTGATGACGTTGATCGGCGTGTTGGCGATCGTCTCGTCGTTCTTCGCCGCCGAAGTCGCGTTCGTCACGTTCATCGTCGTCGCCGGAGCGATGTCGCTCGGCTTGATTGCCTACTCTTACTTCGTGTGGAAACACGAGACCGCCAAATGA
- a CDS encoding autorepressor SdpR family transcription factor has product MNDAFRALADPTRREILRLLRDGPRTSGEIAEHFTTAWPTVSRHLAQLRQAKLVRSERQGQQIVYELNTTVFDDLVEHILDWVKPPRGKPGGRRNA; this is encoded by the coding sequence ATGAATGACGCGTTCAGAGCGCTGGCCGACCCGACGCGACGGGAGATCTTGAGACTCCTGCGCGACGGACCGCGCACGTCGGGGGAGATCGCCGAGCACTTCACGACGGCGTGGCCGACCGTGTCCCGGCATCTCGCGCAGCTGCGACAGGCCAAGCTGGTGCGCTCAGAGCGTCAGGGCCAGCAGATCGTCTACGAGCTCAATACCACGGTGTTCGACGACCTGGTCGAGCACATTCTCGATTGGGTGAAGCCGCCGCGCGGCAAGCCCGGAGGCAGGCGCAATGCGTAA
- a CDS encoding deoxyribonuclease IV — protein sequence MTHLFGAHTSNNGGLHMAIRRAGAGRMRAMQLFTTLPMYYGDKASIKPDRVERAKAAFTETKIDPANVIAHAAYVLNTATHEEEKYARAKAGLAKELERSTALGLGVVCFHPGAALDDDREVAAERVAGAIVHALQTVPTSRTRVLVENTAGAGRTFAKTAAEVAAILRHVPKELRARTGYGLDTCHLLASGYEITANDGMTRALDEFEQATGEPPGFVHMNDSANPLGSNKDRHALIGEGHVGVEPFRALLKDRRSLGIPLVLETPQENEEIDGEDPSPDPYDVRMLALLESLVG from the coding sequence ATGACGCACCTCTTCGGCGCGCACACGAGCAACAACGGCGGCCTCCACATGGCGATTCGGCGCGCGGGGGCCGGTCGCATGCGGGCGATGCAACTCTTCACGACGCTGCCGATGTACTACGGCGACAAAGCGTCGATCAAGCCCGACCGCGTCGAGCGCGCGAAGGCGGCGTTCACCGAGACGAAGATCGACCCCGCGAACGTGATCGCGCATGCCGCGTACGTCCTGAACACGGCGACGCACGAGGAGGAGAAGTACGCGCGCGCCAAGGCCGGTCTCGCCAAAGAGCTCGAGCGCTCTACCGCGCTCGGCCTTGGCGTAGTGTGCTTCCATCCCGGCGCCGCGCTCGACGACGATCGTGAGGTCGCGGCCGAGCGCGTGGCCGGAGCGATCGTGCACGCGCTGCAAACCGTACCGACGAGCAGGACGCGAGTGCTCGTCGAGAACACCGCCGGCGCCGGTCGCACGTTCGCCAAGACGGCCGCCGAGGTGGCGGCGATCCTTCGCCACGTTCCCAAGGAGCTGCGCGCTCGCACGGGCTACGGTCTCGACACGTGCCACCTGCTCGCGTCTGGCTACGAGATCACGGCGAACGACGGCATGACGCGCGCGCTCGACGAATTCGAGCAGGCCACCGGCGAGCCGCCGGGATTCGTCCACATGAACGACAGCGCCAACCCGCTCGGATCGAACAAGGATCGCCACGCGCTGATCGGCGAAGGCCACGTCGGCGTCGAACCCTTTCGCGCGCTGCTCAAGGACAGGCGTTCGCTGGGAATCCCGCTCGTGCTGGAGACGCCGCAGGAGAACGAGGAGATCGACGGCGAAGACCCTTCGCCGGATCCGTACGACGTCCGCATGCTGGCTCTGCTCGAGTCGTTGGTCGGTTAG
- the pruA gene encoding L-glutamate gamma-semialdehyde dehydrogenase: protein MSSTTAAPTPAVRAAAESSQAVETVHPHSPAVAGFNGTRRVPAPVNEPVKTYAPGTPERAAIKNRLTEMASERIEIPIIIGGKEFRTGETATSVMPHNHRHVLADYHKASASNVRAAIDAARHARREWANWAWEDRAAVFLRAAELLATTWRQTANASTMLGQSKTVFQAEIDSACELIDFWRFNPAYAQELYTEQPLSTPAMWNQLDYRPLEGFVYAVTPFNFTSIGGNLPTAPALMGNTVIWKPASSAMLSAYYLMRLLEAAGLPPGVINFVPGDAAEISNALLGHRDLAGVHFTGSTAVFNSMWRTIGANMSQYATYPRIVGETGGKDFILAHPSADPQALAVAIARGAFEFQGQKCSAASRVYVPRSMWKDVRDRVVAMMDDMRMGDITDFRNFVGAVIDEKAFKKISEYVEDARANATIIAGGKTDGTEGYFISPTLVQAKSPEYRLMCEEIFGPVVTAYVYDDAKWNETLEVIDRTSPYALTGAVFANDRAAVREASMALRNAAGNFYVNDKPTGAVVGQQPFGGARASGTNDKAGSKLNLVRWVSARAIKETFSPPLDYTYPFMADK, encoded by the coding sequence ATGTCGTCAACGACTGCCGCTCCAACCCCCGCCGTCCGCGCCGCCGCCGAATCCTCGCAGGCCGTCGAGACGGTACATCCGCACTCCCCAGCCGTTGCGGGGTTCAACGGAACACGGCGCGTTCCCGCTCCAGTGAACGAGCCGGTGAAGACCTACGCGCCCGGAACCCCCGAGCGCGCGGCGATCAAGAACCGGCTCACCGAAATGGCGAGCGAGCGGATCGAGATCCCGATCATCATCGGCGGGAAGGAGTTTCGCACGGGTGAGACGGCGACGTCGGTGATGCCGCACAATCACCGCCACGTGCTGGCCGACTACCACAAGGCGTCGGCGTCGAACGTCCGCGCGGCGATCGACGCCGCGCGTCACGCCCGCCGCGAGTGGGCGAACTGGGCATGGGAAGACCGGGCCGCCGTGTTCCTGCGCGCCGCGGAGCTTCTGGCGACGACGTGGCGGCAGACCGCCAACGCGTCGACGATGCTCGGCCAGTCGAAGACGGTTTTCCAGGCGGAGATCGACTCGGCGTGTGAGCTGATCGACTTCTGGCGCTTCAATCCGGCGTATGCGCAGGAGCTCTACACGGAGCAACCGCTGTCGACGCCGGCGATGTGGAACCAGCTCGACTATCGTCCGCTCGAGGGGTTCGTCTACGCGGTGACGCCGTTCAACTTCACGTCGATCGGCGGCAACCTCCCCACGGCTCCGGCGCTCATGGGCAACACGGTCATCTGGAAGCCGGCGTCGAGCGCGATGCTGTCCGCGTACTACCTCATGCGTCTCCTCGAGGCCGCCGGGTTGCCGCCGGGCGTCATCAACTTCGTCCCGGGCGACGCAGCTGAAATCTCGAACGCGCTGCTGGGCCACCGGGACCTGGCCGGCGTGCACTTCACGGGCAGCACCGCCGTGTTCAACAGCATGTGGCGGACGATCGGCGCGAACATGTCGCAGTACGCGACTTATCCGCGCATCGTCGGCGAGACCGGCGGCAAGGATTTCATTCTCGCCCATCCGTCGGCCGACCCGCAGGCGCTCGCCGTCGCCATCGCGCGCGGCGCGTTCGAGTTCCAGGGCCAGAAGTGCTCGGCGGCGAGCCGAGTCTACGTTCCGCGCTCGATGTGGAAGGACGTGCGCGACCGCGTCGTCGCGATGATGGACGACATGCGGATGGGCGACATCACCGACTTCCGCAACTTCGTCGGCGCGGTGATCGACGAGAAGGCGTTCAAGAAGATCAGCGAGTACGTCGAAGACGCGCGCGCCAACGCGACGATCATCGCCGGCGGCAAGACGGACGGCACCGAGGGCTACTTCATCTCGCCCACCCTGGTTCAGGCGAAGTCCCCCGAATACCGGCTGATGTGCGAAGAGATCTTCGGCCCGGTCGTGACGGCATACGTCTATGACGACGCGAAGTGGAACGAGACGCTCGAAGTCATCGACCGTACGTCGCCATACGCGCTCACGGGCGCCGTGTTCGCGAACGACCGCGCGGCGGTGCGTGAAGCGTCGATGGCGCTGCGCAACGCCGCCGGAAACTTCTACGTGAACGACAAGCCGACGGGCGCGGTGGTGGGACAGCAGCCCTTCGGCGGCGCGCGCGCGTCTGGCACCAACGACAAGGCAGGGTCGAAGCTCAACCTCGTGCGCTGGGTGAGCGCGCGGGCGATCAAAGAGACCTTCTCGCCGCCGCTCGACTACACGTACCCGTTCATGGCAGACAAGTAG